A stretch of Pseudomonadota bacterium DNA encodes these proteins:
- a CDS encoding DNA translocase FtsK 4TM domain-containing protein codes for MPTKAQSNFAKHRTQEAVALGLFFTAIFLCLAFFTHNATDPSLSVATASSQVNNSMGLAGSYVSDLGITYLGLSVFWLPVAFLVLAAQLVKHRGFHEAGFRLCALLPMLLSFATLCTLLNVMPEWPAPNSIGNGGLLGKLLAVICSPMIGYAGTLLLMALTFFTSFVWWTGYAFSDVARFSRIAYSFVSMFAKYAYRGLRRINFNKSSLQIDLPLFSPTEAVKKDISHAVKKQQAQTAQSIAKPAIEKPQKQIKPAAKVESEKQTALPLNLSDSFSLPALNLLDEPPEAKEATDDEALQQNARRIEAELANYGVQGKITRICPGPVITIYELEPAAGVKSSQVINLADDLARSMAAMSIRIATVPGRNAIGIEMPNLNRGMVTLRELLATEEFETHPGKLTVALGVDTSGNPAYADIAKMPHALIAGTTGSGKSVAMNAFILSLLYRMTPDQLKFVMIDPKMLELSVYNDIPHLITPVIIDPQKANNALKWVVREMEQRYRQMTDMGVKNIQSFNQKFAEFEAKGEIPKKMVQTGFDPVNGQPTYEEKPVAEANMPYIVVVIDELADLMMVAGKEVEHSIARIAQMARAAGIHLLVATQRPSVDVVTGLIKANIPTRFSFNVTSKIDSRTVLDSMGAEQLLGKGDMLYMANGSNGLDRLHGAFVSEEECHAISTHLKEQSDPQFIDITKSGGSDGAAGGTGNGGVEDDDPLYLQAVEVVAREQKASTSFIQRHLKIGYNRAASIIDKMESDGLVGEANHVGKREVIIKQPPQGGY; via the coding sequence ATGCCAACTAAAGCACAATCTAATTTTGCCAAACATCGCACACAAGAGGCCGTAGCACTCGGTTTATTCTTTACTGCTATTTTTTTATGTTTGGCCTTTTTTACACATAATGCAACAGATCCATCCTTAAGTGTTGCAACTGCGTCCTCGCAGGTCAATAACAGCATGGGCCTTGCAGGATCGTATGTATCTGATCTTGGTATCACATACCTAGGCCTTAGCGTATTCTGGCTCCCTGTTGCCTTTCTGGTTCTTGCGGCTCAGCTTGTAAAGCACCGTGGTTTCCATGAGGCCGGCTTTAGGCTTTGCGCCCTCCTCCCAATGCTCCTTAGTTTTGCAACACTTTGCACACTCCTTAATGTTATGCCAGAATGGCCAGCACCAAACAGTATTGGTAACGGAGGCCTTCTCGGCAAACTCCTTGCTGTAATTTGTAGCCCAATGATTGGCTATGCTGGCACACTGCTACTTATGGCGCTTACATTCTTTACATCATTTGTATGGTGGACTGGCTATGCCTTCTCTGACGTTGCGCGTTTCTCTCGCATTGCTTACAGCTTTGTGAGCATGTTTGCCAAATATGCATACCGCGGCCTGCGTCGCATTAATTTCAACAAGAGCAGTCTACAAATTGACCTACCTCTCTTCTCACCAACAGAGGCTGTAAAGAAAGATATCTCGCACGCTGTGAAAAAGCAGCAAGCTCAAACAGCACAAAGCATTGCTAAACCTGCTATTGAGAAGCCTCAAAAACAAATAAAGCCTGCTGCCAAGGTTGAAAGTGAAAAGCAAACAGCTCTTCCACTGAACTTAAGCGACTCATTTTCACTCCCTGCGCTTAATCTGCTTGATGAGCCGCCAGAAGCAAAAGAAGCAACAGATGATGAAGCCCTTCAACAAAACGCGCGCCGTATTGAGGCTGAGCTTGCAAACTACGGTGTCCAAGGTAAAATCACGCGCATCTGCCCAGGGCCTGTTATTACAATTTACGAGCTTGAACCTGCTGCAGGTGTCAAAAGTTCTCAAGTGATTAACCTTGCTGATGACCTAGCGCGCTCTATGGCAGCCATGTCAATCCGTATCGCCACAGTGCCAGGTCGCAATGCTATTGGTATTGAAATGCCGAACCTGAATCGCGGCATGGTCACGCTACGCGAGCTTCTTGCGACAGAAGAATTTGAGACCCATCCAGGCAAGCTAACAGTTGCCCTTGGCGTGGATACATCTGGTAACCCAGCATACGCAGACATTGCTAAAATGCCTCACGCCCTTATTGCGGGTACAACAGGCTCTGGTAAATCGGTTGCGATGAATGCATTCATCCTTAGCCTGCTCTACCGCATGACACCTGACCAACTAAAGTTTGTGATGATTGATCCAAAGATGCTGGAACTTTCTGTTTACAACGATATTCCACACCTCATTACACCAGTTATCATTGACCCGCAAAAAGCCAACAACGCGCTGAAGTGGGTGGTACGCGAAATGGAACAACGTTACCGTCAAATGACAGACATGGGCGTGAAGAACATCCAAAGCTTTAACCAAAAATTTGCTGAGTTTGAAGCGAAAGGCGAAATCCCGAAGAAGATGGTTCAAACTGGTTTTGACCCTGTAAACGGCCAACCAACATATGAAGAGAAGCCGGTTGCTGAAGCCAACATGCCGTACATTGTTGTGGTGATTGATGAGCTCGCTGACCTGATGATGGTGGCAGGTAAAGAAGTGGAACACAGTATTGCACGTATTGCACAAATGGCTCGTGCTGCTGGTATCCACCTTCTTGTGGCAACGCAGCGTCCAAGTGTTGATGTTGTAACAGGTCTTATTAAGGCCAACATCCCAACACGTTTCTCATTCAACGTAACAAGTAAGATTGACTCACGCACAGTCCTTGATTCTATGGGTGCTGAGCAACTTCTTGGTAAAGGGGACATGCTTTACATGGCGAACGGCTCTAACGGCCTTGATCGCTTGCATGGTGCCTTTGTGAGCGAAGAAGAGTGTCATGCCATCTCAACACACCTCAAAGAACAGTCAGACCCTCAGTTCATCGATATCACCAAGTCTGGTGGCAGCGACGGTGCAGCTGGCGGTACTGGTAATGGCGGTGTCGAAGATGATGACCCTCTCTACCTGCAAGCGGTTGAGGTTGTAGCGCGTGAACAAAAGGCGTCTACGTCCTTCATTCAACGTCACCTGAAAATTGGTTACAACCGTGCGGCCAGCATCATTGATAAAATGGAAAGCGATGGCCTTGTCGGTGAAGCCAACCATGTTGGTAAACGTGAAGTCATCATTAAACAGCCACCACAAGGTGGGTACTAA
- a CDS encoding type II secretion system protein N, with protein MKFETDSLFWSAQQKLESFAQTLLCYMHSKRTSLLSLVVLSVLVAVMLVSSVFALMPYLPSLMLTSNPETTAYAFEAGDLKKAQAVSLESYDSLERAAWFGASTQMALNELPVETVKAETALNLTLKGTISGSSPYAIIVDNMTGESKLIQMGESVLKGVVLKDIQRRMVVLSNKGKLEKLSLPGNDFSQFVKNEGSAKKPATVKPSQKRSGPSNVYVSNREVVKRQEVRVSKADIKDAFSNLGRLATQARFLPRIEGEEIVGFRVTKLKHDSFLAKLTVQENDILVKVDDVPVSDRDRLFPMLMELKNADEAEIVLNRRGTQIGLLIKVDS; from the coding sequence ATGAAATTTGAAACTGATTCTTTATTCTGGTCTGCTCAGCAAAAGCTTGAGTCTTTTGCTCAAACACTCCTGTGCTACATGCATTCAAAACGTACTTCTCTTCTCTCTCTTGTTGTGTTGAGTGTTTTGGTTGCTGTTATGTTGGTCTCTTCTGTTTTTGCACTGATGCCATACTTGCCAAGCCTGATGCTCACAAGTAATCCAGAAACGACAGCTTATGCATTTGAAGCAGGTGATTTGAAAAAGGCGCAGGCAGTTTCACTTGAGAGCTATGACTCTCTTGAGCGTGCTGCATGGTTTGGTGCATCAACACAGATGGCATTAAACGAGCTGCCAGTAGAAACAGTAAAAGCAGAAACAGCTTTGAATTTGACTCTTAAGGGAACAATTTCTGGATCTTCACCTTACGCTATTATTGTGGATAACATGACGGGTGAAAGTAAACTCATTCAAATGGGTGAGTCTGTGCTTAAGGGGGTTGTGTTAAAAGATATTCAGCGCCGCATGGTTGTACTGAGTAACAAAGGTAAGTTGGAAAAGTTAAGCCTTCCTGGAAACGATTTCTCGCAATTTGTTAAGAATGAAGGCAGTGCTAAGAAGCCTGCTACTGTGAAACCTTCTCAGAAGCGCTCTGGGCCTTCTAACGTCTATGTTTCAAACAGGGAAGTTGTAAAGCGTCAAGAAGTTCGTGTTTCAAAAGCTGATATTAAAGATGCGTTCTCCAACCTTGGTCGCCTTGCAACACAAGCACGTTTCTTGCCTCGTATTGAAGGTGAAGAGATTGTTGGCTTCCGTGTCACAAAGCTTAAGCATGACAGCTTCCTTGCGAAACTCACAGTTCAAGAGAATGACATTCTTGTGAAGGTGGATGATGTGCCTGTGTCAGACCGTGATCGTCTCTTCCCGATGCTGATGGAACTGAAGAATGCTGATGAGGCTGAAATTGTTCTGAATCGTCGTGGGACGCAAATTGGTCTTCTTATTAAAGTTGACTCATAG
- a CDS encoding RsmB/NOP family class I SAM-dependent RNA methyltransferase: MQDAARLQAAIDIIQIWMDNPRPADRLMAAYFRDRRYIGGSDKKFISSLVYTTFRHWRRAEYIWKAGDVGARKRTFAAAILSDVCTYLELKEACTGERHVPEPLSPTEENVLDDTPENWFENAPEEVMLEVPDATYEHLLGVFGDQLPRQMKGMLTEAPVDIRVNTLKSDKDRVKKALKTKGLEAEDMQVSPDGVRVHQRFPFHTLDAYREGQFEVQDEGSQILAQLCAPKPGQTVVDFCAGAGGKTLALAALMENKGTIYACDIVERRMEELSKRCKRNGVHNVRRQLLSDENDKWVKKHKGKADVVLIDAPCSGTGTWRRNPDAKWRLTKADIAEYHRIQLSILESASRLVNNTGHVVYATCSLLPQENTHTVQKFLEKHPDFELVQAQDILKDQNLVNLPYAQPYLRLTPAEHGCDGFFGAVLKRAEKIAN, from the coding sequence ATGCAAGACGCTGCCCGCCTCCAAGCCGCAATTGATATCATCCAAATTTGGATGGATAACCCACGCCCTGCTGACCGCCTCATGGCAGCTTACTTCCGTGACCGTCGTTACATTGGTGGAAGCGATAAAAAGTTTATCAGCAGCCTTGTTTACACAACATTCCGCCACTGGCGCCGTGCTGAATACATTTGGAAAGCGGGAGACGTAGGCGCAAGAAAGCGCACCTTTGCTGCCGCTATCCTCAGCGACGTGTGCACATACCTTGAACTTAAAGAGGCTTGCACAGGTGAGCGCCACGTACCAGAACCACTGTCTCCAACAGAAGAAAACGTTTTAGACGATACGCCAGAGAACTGGTTTGAAAATGCTCCTGAAGAAGTAATGCTAGAAGTGCCTGACGCGACATATGAACACCTTCTTGGTGTTTTTGGGGACCAACTCCCACGTCAAATGAAAGGCATGCTCACAGAAGCGCCTGTGGACATCCGCGTCAACACACTCAAGTCTGATAAAGACCGCGTGAAAAAGGCTCTTAAAACCAAAGGCCTTGAAGCAGAAGACATGCAAGTCTCGCCAGATGGCGTGCGTGTTCATCAGCGCTTCCCATTCCACACACTCGATGCCTACCGTGAAGGTCAGTTTGAAGTGCAAGATGAAGGCTCACAAATTCTTGCGCAACTCTGCGCGCCAAAGCCGGGCCAAACTGTTGTTGATTTCTGCGCAGGTGCAGGTGGTAAAACGCTCGCCCTTGCCGCACTCATGGAAAACAAAGGTACCATTTACGCCTGTGATATTGTTGAGCGTCGCATGGAAGAACTCTCTAAGCGTTGTAAGCGTAATGGCGTTCATAACGTTCGTCGTCAGCTTCTGAGCGATGAGAATGATAAATGGGTGAAGAAACACAAAGGCAAAGCTGATGTGGTTCTGATTGATGCCCCATGTAGCGGTACTGGCACATGGCGCCGTAACCCAGATGCCAAATGGCGCCTGACTAAAGCAGATATTGCTGAGTACCATCGCATTCAGCTGAGTATTCTAGAAAGCGCCTCTCGCCTTGTAAATAATACAGGCCACGTGGTGTACGCTACATGCTCTCTCCTGCCACAAGAGAACACACACACGGTGCAAAAATTCCTAGAGAAGCATCCAGACTTTGAACTTGTTCAAGCACAGGATATTCTCAAAGATCAGAACTTGGTAAACCTACCATACGCCCAACCATATCTGCGCCTGACTCCAGCAGAACATGGTTGTGACGGATTCTTTGGGGCGGTCTTAAAGAGGGCTGAAAAGATAGCTAATTAA
- the rimK gene encoding 30S ribosomal protein S6--L-glutamate ligase, producing the protein MFDFIKSNPTKAKKPLKIGVLSVAPKIYSTNRLVDAGRARGHDMHIINTLSCSMNISSNNPSVVYKGESLEGFDAIIPRIGASITFYGTAVLRQFEMMGVHSVNRSIAISRSRDKLRALQLLSRDGIGMPETWFAHNPDDLPHIMEQMQQEQFVVKLLEGTHGNGVFLMDDRKTAISMIEAFMDLKVNLMVQEFVKEANCEDIRCFVVGDKVIAGMKRKAKDGDFRSNLHRGGSAGNVELSKEEIQTAIQATKSLGLNVAGVDMLRSKNGPVVLEVNSSPGLNGIEKTTGIDTATPIIEFIETMVK; encoded by the coding sequence ATGTTTGATTTTATTAAAAGCAACCCAACAAAAGCTAAAAAACCGCTTAAAATTGGCGTGCTTTCTGTTGCCCCTAAAATTTACTCAACAAACCGCCTTGTTGATGCAGGCCGCGCTCGTGGACATGATATGCATATCATCAACACGCTCAGCTGTAGCATGAACATTTCAAGCAACAACCCATCTGTTGTGTATAAAGGCGAATCTCTTGAAGGATTTGATGCGATTATTCCGCGCATTGGCGCCTCAATTACATTTTACGGAACAGCCGTACTTCGCCAATTTGAAATGATGGGCGTACACAGTGTAAACCGCTCCATTGCTATTTCTCGTTCACGCGACAAACTACGTGCACTACAACTCCTCTCTCGTGATGGTATTGGCATGCCTGAAACATGGTTTGCCCATAACCCAGATGACCTACCACACATTATGGAGCAAATGCAGCAAGAGCAGTTTGTTGTCAAACTTCTAGAAGGGACACATGGTAACGGTGTCTTCCTCATGGATGACCGTAAAACAGCCATCAGCATGATTGAAGCCTTCATGGACCTTAAGGTAAACCTAATGGTGCAAGAGTTTGTGAAAGAAGCCAACTGTGAAGACATTCGCTGCTTTGTTGTGGGTGATAAAGTCATTGCAGGCATGAAACGTAAAGCCAAAGATGGTGACTTCCGTTCAAATCTCCACCGTGGTGGTAGCGCTGGCAATGTTGAACTCTCTAAAGAAGAGATTCAAACAGCTATACAAGCCACAAAATCACTCGGCCTTAATGTCGCTGGTGTAGATATGCTGCGCTCTAAAAACGGCCCTGTTGTGCTTGAGGTGAACTCTTCTCCAGGCCTAAACGGTATTGAGAAAACAACAGGCATTGATACGGCCACTCCTATTATTGAATTTATCGAAACAATGGTGAAATAA
- a CDS encoding ATP-dependent zinc protease — MTTKKTQALKPPRFPQVMVGWVETVALPKLGIEALEAKIDTGAKTSSLHAEKITPFEKDGEQWVRFITHPNRKNRKEELTCEAKILDKREITSSNGKTNTRYVILTWVHVGPYRWPIDITLTSRKDMTYRMLFGRSSLGKACLVSPTFAHLMGTPQLEHCITLQSKRYQLDDTHV, encoded by the coding sequence ATGACTACGAAAAAGACACAAGCGCTCAAGCCGCCAAGATTCCCACAAGTAATGGTGGGATGGGTGGAAACAGTCGCACTCCCTAAACTCGGCATTGAGGCTCTCGAAGCCAAAATTGATACAGGCGCAAAGACGTCCTCTCTGCATGCTGAAAAGATTACCCCATTTGAAAAAGATGGTGAGCAGTGGGTTCGCTTTATTACGCACCCTAACCGCAAAAACCGCAAAGAAGAACTCACGTGCGAAGCAAAAATTCTCGATAAACGTGAAATCACCAGCTCCAACGGTAAAACAAACACACGCTACGTGATTCTGACTTGGGTGCATGTTGGCCCGTACCGTTGGCCAATTGATATCACCCTCACATCGCGTAAAGATATGACTTACCGCATGCTCTTTGGCCGCAGCTCACTTGGTAAAGCTTGTCTTGTGAGCCCAACATTTGCCCACCTTATGGGCACGCCACAACTTGAACACTGCATAACGCTTCAATCTAAGCGTTACCAACTGGATGACACACATGTTTGA
- a CDS encoding sulfotransferase, with protein MNLQDAQSLHQSGDLQGAIAAYESLVKANKNDAAATHFLGMAKLQAGDASGDIHLQRAIELEPENELFQTNYANLKAQMGDLKTAYALFEATTQKSPQNLLAQEGAGQCAMRLGNMLQALGHFKTVLAHDKNRLKSLELAGVVSFRMGRYAETKVYFNKVLGHAPKHIGSHLHLGLIGLAEENFPVALHHLQTAESIQPNNPSVHMELGRAYLAATAFAKAVEHFNKVLALRPDAEEAVTYLAKAHFGMNNMEEATKCADQILTKDPKNAEMLTLKANMASAEGDTEKAFNFARDAAMSTPDFAWGFLSATHIDAKRIDEDMFNAMETGLNECKSDVEKSKWHYAIARTLDARKEPVEAWEHFSKGADIIHNSISEKAHEDVDLMNLLMDTFKEPLPKADNDVDLSWTPIFIVGMPRSGSTLVEQILTTSPDVFDGGELSLMRTIALQVCGGKLDKDTLQTLTSQDAVNAVRELYVSSVKTLFPDMKAKFFTDKMPFNALWLPLITAAFPEAKIIYTDRDPVSICVSCYKQMFNTGQWFSYNQETLAETYATFNDMMQQYMQNSSVYTVRYEDIVSTPETHIKELVEHTGLEWSEDFMNFHKAKRTVRTASMQQVNKPLYTSSVKSWEPIQEQLKPLISALKAKNIAL; from the coding sequence ATGAATTTACAGGACGCACAATCTCTTCATCAAAGTGGCGATTTACAGGGCGCAATTGCGGCTTATGAATCTCTTGTTAAAGCCAATAAAAACGATGCTGCTGCCACACACTTTTTAGGCATGGCAAAGCTCCAAGCTGGCGATGCATCTGGTGACATACACCTACAAAGAGCTATTGAGCTAGAGCCTGAAAATGAACTTTTCCAAACAAACTACGCCAATCTTAAGGCACAAATGGGTGACCTAAAAACAGCGTACGCTTTGTTTGAAGCCACCACACAAAAGTCACCACAAAACCTCCTTGCACAAGAAGGCGCTGGCCAGTGTGCGATGAGACTTGGCAATATGCTCCAAGCTCTTGGACATTTTAAAACCGTTCTCGCACACGATAAAAACCGCCTCAAAAGTTTAGAGCTTGCAGGTGTTGTCTCTTTCCGTATGGGCCGCTACGCAGAAACAAAAGTATACTTTAACAAAGTGCTGGGACACGCCCCAAAACATATTGGTTCACACCTTCACCTTGGCCTTATTGGCCTTGCAGAAGAAAACTTTCCTGTTGCGCTGCACCATTTACAAACAGCTGAAAGCATTCAACCCAACAACCCTTCAGTTCATATGGAACTTGGTCGGGCTTACCTTGCGGCAACGGCCTTTGCTAAAGCAGTAGAACACTTTAATAAAGTTTTGGCGCTACGCCCTGATGCAGAAGAAGCTGTTACATACCTTGCAAAAGCTCACTTTGGTATGAATAACATGGAAGAAGCCACAAAGTGCGCCGATCAGATTCTTACGAAAGATCCAAAGAACGCTGAGATGCTCACCCTTAAGGCCAACATGGCTTCGGCAGAAGGTGACACAGAAAAAGCCTTCAACTTTGCCAGAGACGCGGCTATGAGTACGCCAGACTTTGCATGGGGCTTCCTCAGCGCTACGCATATTGATGCAAAACGTATTGATGAAGATATGTTTAATGCTATGGAAACAGGCCTTAACGAGTGCAAAAGCGATGTTGAAAAATCAAAATGGCACTATGCCATTGCCCGCACACTCGATGCACGTAAAGAACCTGTTGAAGCGTGGGAGCATTTCTCAAAAGGTGCTGATATTATCCATAACAGTATCTCAGAAAAGGCTCATGAAGATGTAGATCTTATGAATCTACTTATGGACACATTTAAAGAACCTCTTCCAAAAGCAGATAATGATGTAGACCTTTCATGGACACCGATCTTTATTGTTGGTATGCCAAGGAGTGGCAGTACGCTTGTTGAACAAATCCTCACAACAAGCCCTGATGTATTTGATGGTGGTGAACTTAGCCTCATGCGCACCATTGCCCTACAAGTTTGTGGCGGAAAGCTTGATAAAGATACACTTCAGACACTGACTTCACAAGACGCCGTTAATGCTGTACGAGAACTCTACGTCAGCTCTGTAAAAACGCTATTCCCTGACATGAAAGCCAAGTTCTTTACAGATAAAATGCCATTTAACGCGCTATGGCTACCACTTATTACTGCCGCTTTCCCTGAAGCAAAGATCATCTATACAGATCGTGACCCTGTTTCTATCTGTGTGTCTTGCTACAAACAAATGTTCAACACTGGTCAGTGGTTTAGCTACAACCAAGAAACTCTTGCGGAAACATACGCCACCTTTAATGACATGATGCAGCAGTACATGCAAAACAGTTCTGTTTACACAGTAAGATATGAAGATATTGTCAGCACTCCTGAAACGCACATTAAAGAGCTGGTTGAACATACAGGCCTTGAATGGTCTGAAGACTTTATGAACTTCCATAAGGCAAAACGTACCGTTCGTACAGCCAGCATGCAGCAAGTAAATAAGCCGCTTTATACGTCTAGCGTAAAGAGTTGGGAACCGATTCAAGAGCAACTTAAACCGCTTATTTCTGCCCTTAAGGCAAAAAATATTGCGTTGTAA
- a CDS encoding dicarboxylate/amino acid:cation symporter, which produces MWFKKSEDQTSPKAFRRQITEHIQEKLWLKILIALFLGGVFGYILSPDVAVMKAEHATQISTWVAFPGYLFLRVLQMVVIPLVMASLILGIAGGESLSLIKKLSWRVILYFMFTTTIAVSIGLTLGNLFEPGQMMDIEKASTLTQGYTPPPTNQALTDGSNIPKRIVGLIPKNPFASIASGDMLSIVIFSIFIGFALASMSLVRSKPILELAQSTQDLCMVLVSWMIKLAPYAVFGLIMDAMVKLGVSSILAMGLYVVTVFTGLVLMVVFYGLIVTLLGMNPLEYFKKIREAQLIAFSTSSSAATMPVTLRVADEKLGVKPSVSGFTIPLGTTINMDGTALYQTIATIFLAQVFQIDLSMWDMGMVLTLAIAASVGTPGTPGVGIIVLATILVSVGVPPEGIALILGVDRILDMCRTTINVTGDLTATVVMNRLLKHEESEDES; this is translated from the coding sequence ATGTGGTTTAAAAAATCAGAAGACCAGACATCTCCAAAAGCATTCAGGCGCCAAATTACAGAGCATATTCAAGAAAAGCTCTGGCTAAAGATCCTTATCGCCCTGTTTTTAGGTGGGGTATTTGGGTATATCCTTAGCCCTGATGTGGCTGTCATGAAAGCTGAACATGCAACACAGATTTCAACGTGGGTCGCTTTCCCAGGGTACTTGTTCCTGCGTGTTCTTCAAATGGTGGTGATCCCTCTTGTTATGGCCTCTCTTATTCTTGGGATTGCAGGTGGTGAAAGTTTAAGTCTGATTAAAAAACTCAGCTGGCGTGTGATTCTTTACTTTATGTTTACAACAACCATTGCCGTGAGCATTGGTTTAACGCTTGGTAACTTGTTTGAGCCGGGCCAGATGATGGATATTGAAAAAGCGAGTACGTTGACACAAGGCTACACGCCTCCACCAACCAATCAAGCTCTTACAGATGGCAGTAATATTCCAAAGCGTATTGTGGGTCTTATTCCTAAAAACCCATTTGCTTCTATTGCCAGCGGAGACATGCTGAGCATTGTGATCTTCTCGATCTTTATTGGGTTTGCTCTGGCTTCTATGAGCCTTGTACGTTCAAAACCTATTTTAGAGCTGGCGCAGAGTACTCAAGACTTGTGTATGGTGCTGGTAAGTTGGATGATTAAACTTGCGCCGTACGCGGTGTTTGGTTTGATTATGGATGCGATGGTGAAACTCGGCGTAAGCTCTATTCTTGCAATGGGGCTTTATGTGGTGACAGTCTTTACAGGGCTTGTGTTGATGGTGGTGTTTTATGGCTTAATTGTAACGCTTCTGGGCATGAACCCTCTTGAGTACTTTAAGAAGATTCGTGAAGCGCAGCTGATTGCGTTTTCAACGTCCTCTTCAGCAGCAACTATGCCAGTCACACTTCGTGTGGCAGATGAGAAGCTGGGTGTGAAGCCATCCGTATCTGGCTTTACAATTCCGCTGGGTACAACCATTAACATGGATGGTACTGCGCTTTACCAAACCATTGCGACGATCTTCCTTGCGCAAGTCTTCCAGATTGATCTTTCAATGTGGGATATGGGTATGGTTCTGACTCTCGCCATTGCGGCCTCTGTGGGTACGCCGGGTACACCTGGTGTTGGTATTATTGTGTTGGCTACAATTCTTGTGAGTGTGGGTGTACCACCTGAAGGGATTGCGCTAATTTTGGGTGTGGACCGTATTTTAGATATGTGTCGTACAACGATTAACGTAACAGGTGACTTAACAGCGACTGTGGTCATGAATCGTCTGCTTAAGCATGAGGAATCAGAAGATGAAAGCTAA
- a CDS encoding M23 family metallopeptidase, whose protein sequence is MKAKLLLGLSLLAAVTSHAQPALELPINCVLGRTCFIVDLYDHGRNLDEMGHPFLMDYTGNKRTTDDYYGTRFQIYNSTLADRGADITASADGVVVSVRDQLPSDPYAITVLGSRLRESVGNSVVVDHGNGWETQYSGLLKNSVPVKRGDKVKAGDVLGKVQRFARQSYPTMHFVVRHKSIPIDPFVGVYDGMFTTDLKRKPLWKENFEQIAFTRDVGLIATGFSKEVPDIERVKRSMLDSSYFRGDDDQILFWSYAFGLKKGDKVTIAIYNPKGAMVSRHEDILPKDQERYFAYVGRKAETYGLPQGVYRGSITVKREGETLLSDVDTIRVNAF, encoded by the coding sequence ATGAAAGCTAAACTTCTTTTAGGATTAAGCCTGCTTGCAGCAGTCACATCACATGCGCAACCTGCTTTAGAACTGCCTATAAACTGTGTTCTAGGGCGTACATGTTTTATTGTGGATTTATATGACCATGGTCGTAACTTGGATGAAATGGGGCATCCGTTTCTGATGGATTACACAGGCAACAAGCGTACGACAGATGATTACTACGGAACGCGTTTCCAAATCTATAATTCAACCCTTGCAGATAGAGGGGCAGATATCACGGCTTCAGCTGATGGTGTGGTTGTCTCTGTTCGTGACCAACTGCCGAGCGATCCTTATGCGATTACAGTGTTAGGGTCTCGCTTGCGTGAGTCTGTTGGGAACTCTGTTGTTGTAGACCATGGTAATGGTTGGGAAACGCAATACAGCGGCCTCTTAAAAAACAGTGTGCCTGTGAAAAGAGGGGACAAAGTTAAAGCGGGTGATGTGCTTGGTAAGGTGCAACGCTTTGCGCGCCAAAGCTACCCAACAATGCACTTTGTTGTACGTCATAAGAGTATTCCAATTGATCCGTTTGTAGGCGTGTATGACGGTATGTTCACAACAGACTTAAAGCGTAAGCCGCTTTGGAAAGAAAACTTTGAGCAAATTGCTTTTACACGTGATGTTGGTTTAATTGCGACAGGTTTTTCTAAAGAAGTGCCAGACATTGAGCGTGTAAAGCGTTCTATGCTGGATAGTAGCTACTTTAGAGGGGATGACGATCAGATTCTGTTTTGGAGTTATGCCTTTGGCCTTAAGAAGGGCGATAAAGTGACCATTGCTATCTATAACCCTAAAGGGGCCATGGTTTCTCGTCATGAGGATATCCTTCCTAAGGATCAGGAACGCTACTTTGCTTATGTAGGTCGTAAGGCTGAAACTTACGGCCTTCCACAAGGTGTGTATCGTGGTAGTATTACGGTGAAGCGAGAGGGAGAAACTTTGTTGAGTGATGTCGATACCATTCGCGTGAATGCATTCTAA